A DNA window from Parabacteroides johnsonii DSM 18315 contains the following coding sequences:
- a CDS encoding TlpA family protein disulfide reductase — translation MKYLLFYIISLLSLTACIREDLPAGSFALEKGDLLPEFSISNPDGTVSNKDLENKFALIIFFSTTCSDCREAFPDISTLYNTYKDNPSVRILLIARNETEEQVTAYFREHQYDMEFFADPDRNVYSLFADSTIPRVFLADKSGTIILTQTEKVDAEEIMKITT, via the coding sequence ATGAAATATTTATTGTTTTACATAATCAGCCTGTTATCCCTCACTGCCTGTATCCGCGAAGATTTGCCTGCGGGTAGTTTTGCTCTGGAAAAAGGCGACCTGCTCCCCGAATTCAGCATCTCTAATCCGGATGGCACGGTCTCGAATAAGGATTTAGAAAATAAGTTCGCACTAATTATTTTCTTCAGCACGACCTGTTCCGACTGCCGGGAGGCTTTCCCGGATATTTCCACTTTATATAATACGTATAAAGATAACCCGTCCGTCCGCATACTCCTGATCGCCCGCAACGAAACCGAAGAGCAGGTAACGGCCTACTTCCGGGAACATCAGTACGATATGGAGTTTTTCGCCGATCCGGACCGGAACGTCTACTCCCTCTTTGCCGACAGCACCATCCCCCGCGTATTCCTTGCCGACAAAAGCGGTACGATCATCCTGACACAAACGGAAAAGGTGGATGCGGAGGAAATTATGAAAATTACCACTTAG
- the rhaD gene encoding rhamnulose-1-phosphate aldolase: METIRNNEKLMAEIGRIAEVAGYLWTKGWAERNGGNISVNLTDLMSDVEKALPALGPAIPLQEAMTALAGHIFYVTGTGKRMRYVAQNPFANGSLIRIAGDGKSYDIIAEQLILPTSELPSHLMMHNYLRAMGRDNKVVLHTHPTDLIGMTHCKPFLDSEVITRTLWSMIPECRIIVPKGVGIVPYEIPGTLDLARATIKQLEKHDVVFWEKHGILAVGEDLIECFDAIDTLSKSAQIYFSARMAGYEPAGMTDKQLDDLVPAFGL, translated from the coding sequence ATGGAAACAATCAGAAACAATGAAAAATTGATGGCCGAGATCGGCCGTATCGCCGAAGTGGCCGGTTATCTCTGGACAAAAGGATGGGCGGAACGTAACGGCGGTAACATTTCCGTAAACCTGACCGACCTGATGAGCGACGTCGAAAAAGCGCTCCCCGCACTGGGGCCGGCTATTCCGTTGCAGGAAGCAATGACCGCCCTCGCCGGGCATATTTTCTATGTCACCGGTACCGGAAAGCGGATGCGCTATGTCGCACAGAACCCGTTTGCCAACGGTTCCCTGATCCGTATCGCCGGGGATGGTAAAAGTTATGATATCATAGCCGAGCAATTGATTTTGCCGACCTCCGAACTGCCTTCTCATCTGATGATGCATAATTATCTGCGTGCAATGGGCCGTGACAATAAAGTCGTTCTGCATACGCACCCGACCGATCTGATCGGCATGACGCATTGCAAACCCTTCCTGGATTCGGAGGTCATCACCCGCACGTTGTGGAGCATGATTCCCGAATGCCGTATCATTGTCCCGAAAGGTGTCGGTATCGTTCCGTATGAAATCCCCGGAACGTTGGATTTGGCACGTGCCACCATCAAGCAATTGGAAAAACATGATGTCGTATTCTGGGAAAAGCATGGAATTTTGGCAGTCGGTGAAGACCTGATCGAATGCTTCGACGCAATCGACACATTGAGCAAATCCGCCCAAATCTATTTCAGTGCACGCATGGCTGGATACGAACCCGCCGGCATGACCGACAAACAGTTGGATGATTTGGTTCCGGCGTTCGGATTGTAA
- the rhaT gene encoding L-rhamnose/proton symporter RhaT codes for MEIIIGLIIIAIGSFGQSSSYVPINKVKDWSWESFWLVQGIFAWLVFPFLGAQLAIPDGSSLSELWSAGGAAGAVIYGVLWGIGGLTFGLSMRYLGVALGQSIALGTCAGFGTLFPAVFGGTDLFHGDGLVLLIGVCITLAGIAVIGYAGSLRSRNMTEEEKKAAVKDFALTKGLLVALLAGVMSACFNLGLESGAPILEKAKQSGASELFALNPVILLVTIGGFITNASYCLFQNVKNGTGKDYFSVSGGTLLNNVLFCALAGVLWYSQFFGLGMGKSYFADSPVMLAFSWSILMSLNVIFSNVWGIILKEWKGVSRQTIIVLICGMCLLIFSLLLPNLI; via the coding sequence ATGGAAATAATCATTGGATTAATTATAATTGCAATCGGCAGCTTCGGACAGAGTAGTTCCTATGTTCCGATCAATAAAGTCAAGGATTGGAGTTGGGAAAGTTTCTGGCTGGTGCAGGGCATTTTTGCCTGGCTCGTCTTTCCGTTCTTAGGGGCGCAACTGGCCATTCCCGACGGTAGCAGCCTTTCGGAACTGTGGAGTGCCGGCGGAGCTGCGGGAGCTGTTATCTACGGAGTCCTGTGGGGAATCGGCGGCCTGACCTTCGGGTTGAGCATGCGTTATTTGGGGGTGGCGCTCGGCCAGAGCATCGCGCTTGGAACGTGTGCCGGTTTCGGAACGCTTTTCCCGGCAGTTTTTGGCGGAACGGATTTGTTTCATGGCGATGGACTGGTCTTGCTGATCGGTGTATGTATCACGCTTGCCGGTATCGCTGTGATCGGATATGCCGGAAGTCTTCGATCCCGTAATATGACTGAGGAAGAGAAGAAAGCGGCTGTAAAGGATTTTGCGTTGACGAAAGGCTTGCTTGTCGCTCTTTTGGCCGGTGTGATGAGTGCCTGCTTCAATCTGGGCCTGGAGTCCGGTGCTCCGATTCTTGAGAAGGCGAAACAGTCCGGTGCAAGCGAATTGTTCGCACTGAACCCGGTCATCCTGTTAGTGACGATCGGAGGCTTTATCACGAACGCTTCTTATTGTCTCTTCCAGAATGTAAAGAACGGGACGGGGAAAGATTATTTTTCCGTATCGGGCGGTACTTTGCTGAATAATGTCTTATTTTGCGCGTTGGCAGGTGTTTTGTGGTATTCGCAATTCTTCGGGCTGGGAATGGGAAAGAGCTATTTTGCCGATTCTCCGGTGATGTTGGCTTTTTCATGGAGTATCCTGATGTCGCTGAATGTGATCTTCAGCAATGTGTGGGGCATTATCCTGAAAGAATGGAAAGGGGTGAGCCGGCAGACGATCATCGTTCTGATATGCGGCATGTGTCTCCTGATATTCTCGCTTTTGCTGCCTAATTTGATTTAA
- a CDS encoding AraC family transcriptional regulator has protein sequence MEKQLSDQLRYLTISAIDEEWGIVVTTVGYQFIPPKGNYPLSKHPDNYNFKPQTGRILNEYQLVYITKGSGYFSSQSCKMQKINAGTMILLFPGEWHSYYPDSETGWDEYWVGFRGIHIDRRVEKRFFTREEPLQHIGLSATIVGLYEDILKFASEEKTGYQEMISSIVLHILGTVYYKRRNNSFTNTYVVDKINEARILMKEQVENPLTPEEIASRLGLGYSWFRRMFKEYTGVSPAQYQLQQKLLKAKELLTSSSMNISEIAYSLKFENAGQFSTFFKKKEGVTPSEFRERAH, from the coding sequence ATGGAGAAACAACTAAGCGATCAATTAAGATACCTGACGATAAGCGCGATAGACGAAGAGTGGGGAATTGTCGTCACGACTGTAGGCTACCAGTTTATTCCCCCGAAAGGGAACTATCCTCTTTCGAAGCATCCGGACAATTATAACTTCAAGCCGCAGACCGGACGAATCCTGAACGAATATCAACTGGTCTATATCACGAAGGGAAGCGGTTACTTCTCCTCACAATCCTGCAAGATGCAAAAGATAAACGCAGGCACGATGATCTTGCTTTTTCCGGGAGAATGGCACAGCTACTACCCTGACAGCGAGACAGGCTGGGACGAATACTGGGTAGGCTTTCGCGGCATTCACATCGACCGACGCGTGGAGAAACGCTTTTTTACCCGCGAGGAGCCGTTACAGCACATCGGACTCAGCGCGACGATCGTCGGACTGTATGAAGATATCCTGAAATTCGCCTCCGAGGAAAAAACGGGTTACCAGGAGATGATTTCGAGTATCGTTCTCCACATATTAGGTACCGTCTATTACAAAAGAAGAAACAACTCCTTTACGAATACCTATGTAGTGGATAAGATCAACGAAGCGCGCATCCTGATGAAAGAGCAAGTGGAAAACCCGTTGACGCCTGAAGAAATAGCCTCCCGCCTGGGGCTCGGTTACTCCTGGTTCCGCCGTATGTTCAAAGAATATACAGGCGTATCGCCCGCCCAGTACCAACTGCAACAAAAACTCCTGAAGGCAAAGGAACTGCTTACCAGCAGCAGTATGAATATCTCGGAAATAGCCTACAGCCTCAAATTCGAGAATGCCGGGCAGTTTTCCACCTTTTTCAAGAAGAAAGAGGGAGTGACACCGTCGGAGTTCCGCGAAAGGGCGCATTGA
- a CDS encoding GtrA family protein: MRFILIGTLNALITVLIVWLMMDKLDCNYIATNITAYVIAQINNFFWSKYWIFSSRTGKFRREIPLFLIAFGCAYCSQFLALLIMVEIFDLNEYLAQFLGLFIYGAVNYMMNKKITFQFPP; this comes from the coding sequence ATGCGGTTTATACTGATCGGCACGCTGAATGCGTTGATTACAGTCTTGATTGTCTGGCTGATGATGGACAAGCTCGATTGCAACTATATCGCTACTAATATCACCGCCTATGTGATTGCGCAGATCAATAACTTCTTCTGGAGCAAATATTGGATATTCTCTTCCCGTACCGGTAAGTTCCGCCGCGAGATTCCCCTTTTCCTGATCGCTTTCGGGTGCGCTTATTGTTCCCAATTCCTCGCTTTGCTGATCATGGTGGAAATCTTCGACCTGAACGAATACCTCGCCCAATTCTTAGGACTCTTCATCTATGGCGCAGTCAACTATATGATGAACAAGAAAATCACCTTCCAATTCCCCCCTTAG
- a CDS encoding type I restriction-modification system subunit M yields the protein MTIKEQHELGKTLWRIADDLRGSMMADDFRDYMLSFLFLRYISDNYIEAARKELGRDYPDKAPEELKEHGVSTPLQLWYGENPADVLDFEKQMRRKVHYVIEPDYLWTNIYELARTQNDDLLKTLEKGFKYIENESFDRAFQGLFSEINLNSDKLGKNYDERNALLCKVITKIAEGIAQFSTDTDILGDAYEYLIGEFAAGSGQKAGEFYTPQQLSSILSGIVTLDTHDPKSGPKKKLENVLDFACGSGSLLLNVRHRMKANGGSIGKIYGQEKNITTYNLARMNMLLHGVKDSEFEIHHGDSLLNDWDMLNEMNPAKKVEFDAIVANPPFSYRWEPTEEMGKDFRFKNYGLAPKSAADFAFLLHGFHFLKQDGTMAIILPHGVLFRGGAEERIRTKLLKDGNIDAVIGLPANLFFSTGIPVCILVLKKCKKSDDVLFINASDKENFEKGKKQNKLRTKDIDKIIDTYKQRKEEERYSRPVSMDEIERNGYNLNISRYVSIAKEDVKIDLLQVNKKLIELEGKIADASERHNKFLAELGLPLLTKSKEGETKH from the coding sequence ATGACAATAAAAGAACAGCACGAACTGGGTAAAACCCTGTGGAGAATAGCAGATGACCTTCGTGGTTCAATGATGGCAGATGATTTTCGCGATTATATGCTGTCTTTCCTATTCCTGCGTTATATTTCAGATAACTATATAGAGGCTGCAAGAAAAGAACTCGGAAGGGATTATCCAGATAAAGCACCGGAAGAATTGAAAGAGCATGGTGTTTCGACACCGTTGCAATTATGGTACGGAGAGAACCCGGCAGATGTATTGGATTTTGAAAAACAGATGCGCCGTAAAGTGCATTATGTGATTGAACCGGACTATCTATGGACTAATATTTACGAACTTGCACGGACGCAAAATGATGATCTTCTGAAAACACTTGAGAAAGGGTTTAAATATATCGAAAACGAATCTTTCGACAGGGCGTTTCAAGGACTTTTCTCCGAAATAAATTTGAACTCGGACAAGTTAGGTAAGAATTATGACGAACGTAACGCACTACTTTGTAAAGTGATAACAAAGATTGCCGAAGGAATCGCTCAGTTTTCTACCGATACGGATATATTAGGGGATGCTTATGAATACCTGATCGGTGAGTTTGCCGCAGGTTCAGGACAAAAGGCTGGCGAGTTCTATACGCCACAACAATTGTCGAGCATTCTGTCGGGTATCGTCACATTGGATACCCACGACCCTAAGTCCGGACCGAAGAAAAAACTTGAAAACGTCTTGGACTTTGCTTGTGGTTCTGGTTCTTTGTTGCTCAATGTGCGCCACAGGATGAAAGCCAATGGGGGAAGTATTGGTAAGATATACGGACAAGAGAAGAACATCACGACCTACAACTTAGCTCGTATGAATATGCTCCTGCACGGAGTCAAAGATTCGGAGTTCGAAATCCATCACGGTGACTCACTTTTGAATGATTGGGATATGCTGAATGAAATGAACCCGGCCAAAAAAGTAGAGTTCGATGCTATTGTTGCAAACCCTCCATTCAGCTACCGCTGGGAACCTACGGAAGAGATGGGGAAAGATTTCCGCTTTAAGAACTATGGGCTTGCTCCCAAATCAGCCGCAGATTTCGCTTTCTTACTTCATGGTTTCCATTTTTTGAAACAAGACGGCACGATGGCGATTATTTTGCCTCACGGTGTGCTTTTCAGAGGGGGAGCAGAAGAACGTATTCGCACAAAATTGCTCAAAGACGGCAATATAGACGCAGTAATCGGATTGCCTGCAAATCTTTTCTTTTCAACAGGTATTCCTGTATGTATCTTGGTACTCAAGAAATGTAAGAAGTCCGACGACGTACTCTTTATCAACGCCAGCGACAAAGAAAATTTCGAGAAAGGCAAGAAGCAGAATAAACTACGGACTAAAGACATTGACAAAATCATAGACACCTATAAGCAGCGGAAAGAAGAAGAACGTTACTCTCGTCCTGTCTCGATGGACGAAATCGAAAGAAACGGTTATAATCTGAATATTTCACGCTATGTTAGCATTGCCAAAGAGGATGTGAAAATTGATTTGTTGCAAGTCAATAAGAAGTTGATCGAGCTGGAAGGTAAAATAGCTGATGCCTCCGAAAGACATAATAAATTTCTCGCAGAACTTGGCTTACCATTACTTACAAAGAGTAAAGAAGGTGAGACAAAACATTGA
- a CDS encoding alpha-L-rhamnosidase-related protein — MKQLFILLFLFSSVSLFAQQRDSRVREYLPPTRIVWQQESQLIQGADHLLLPGNGQSDLANRSICRLTSTDRQHPAILFDFGKELQGGLQIVTGMPSSHEPITVRIRFGESVSEAMCDIDGANGATNDHAMRDFTIRLPWLGVMEVGNSGFRFVRIDLLDDSVELQLKEVRAISTFRDIPYKGSFRCNDERLNNIWQTGAYTVHLNMQEYLWDGIKRDRLVWVGDLHPEVMAVNTVFGYNEVVPKSLDLIRDITPLPGWMNGMCSYSIWWVLIQRDWYYYQGDLAYLKEQRNYLTGLLRLLISKVGEDGVEKLDGGGRFLDWPSSENPVAIDAGLQALMLQAMKAGGELCKVLGEDALAAECDVVRNRMTKAASKVIKPFLKSGVAPDAPGSKQAASLLALAGLMKPEEADRKYLAVNGGHGFSTFYGYYMLRAMAAAGNYQGAIDVIRQFWGAMLDLGATTFWEDFNLDWLPGASRIDELVPAGKKDIHGGYGAYCYKGFRHSLCHGWASGPTSWLSEYVLGVQVVEPGCRVVRITPYLGDLDWVEGTFPTPYGVITIRHEKGADGKVRSQIDAPSEVEIVR, encoded by the coding sequence ATGAAACAATTATTTATTCTCCTATTCCTTTTCTCCTCCGTCTCGTTGTTTGCCCAGCAACGGGATAGCCGTGTTCGTGAATATCTTCCTCCTACGCGTATCGTATGGCAACAGGAAAGCCAATTAATACAAGGCGCAGACCATTTGCTTCTTCCCGGAAACGGACAATCCGATCTTGCCAACCGCTCGATCTGCCGCCTGACAAGTACCGACCGGCAACACCCGGCCATCCTCTTCGATTTCGGAAAAGAACTACAAGGCGGTCTTCAGATAGTAACCGGAATGCCATCTTCGCACGAGCCGATTACCGTCCGCATCCGTTTTGGCGAGTCTGTCAGTGAAGCGATGTGCGATATCGACGGAGCAAACGGAGCTACCAACGATCATGCCATGCGCGATTTTACCATTCGCCTGCCCTGGTTGGGAGTCATGGAAGTCGGTAATTCCGGTTTCCGTTTTGTGCGTATCGACCTCTTGGATGATTCCGTCGAATTGCAGTTGAAAGAGGTCCGTGCCATCTCTACTTTCCGTGATATTCCCTATAAAGGATCTTTCCGCTGCAACGACGAACGTTTGAACAATATCTGGCAGACCGGAGCCTACACCGTGCATCTGAATATGCAGGAATACCTTTGGGACGGGATCAAACGCGACCGCCTGGTCTGGGTGGGCGACCTGCATCCGGAAGTGATGGCCGTAAATACCGTTTTCGGTTATAATGAAGTCGTTCCGAAAAGCCTTGACCTGATTCGTGATATCACACCGTTACCTGGGTGGATGAATGGGATGTGCAGTTACTCCATCTGGTGGGTGCTGATCCAGCGTGACTGGTATTACTATCAGGGTGATTTGGCTTACTTGAAGGAGCAAAGGAATTATTTGACCGGTTTGCTTCGCCTTCTGATCTCTAAAGTCGGTGAAGACGGTGTGGAGAAGCTCGACGGAGGAGGCCGTTTCCTCGATTGGCCGTCCAGTGAAAATCCGGTAGCCATCGATGCCGGCTTGCAGGCCTTGATGTTACAGGCTATGAAAGCGGGCGGCGAACTTTGTAAGGTGTTGGGCGAAGATGCACTGGCAGCTGAATGCGACGTTGTAAGAAACAGGATGACCAAAGCCGCTTCGAAGGTGATAAAACCTTTCCTGAAATCCGGTGTCGCACCGGACGCGCCGGGATCGAAACAGGCGGCTTCCTTGTTGGCATTAGCCGGACTGATGAAGCCGGAAGAGGCTGATCGGAAATATCTCGCAGTTAATGGAGGGCATGGATTTTCTACTTTTTATGGCTATTATATGCTTCGTGCGATGGCAGCCGCCGGCAATTATCAAGGGGCGATCGACGTGATACGTCAATTTTGGGGAGCGATGCTTGATTTGGGTGCAACCACTTTCTGGGAAGATTTCAATTTAGACTGGTTGCCCGGTGCTTCCCGTATCGACGAGCTGGTGCCGGCAGGTAAGAAAGATATTCATGGTGGTTACGGGGCTTATTGCTATAAAGGTTTCCGCCATAGTCTCTGTCATGGCTGGGCTTCCGGTCCTACCTCTTGGTTGAGCGAATATGTATTGGGTGTCCAGGTGGTGGAACCGGGCTGCCGCGTTGTCCGGATCACACCGTATTTGGGAGATCTGGATTGGGTGGAAGGAACATTCCCGACTCCTTATGGCGTGATCACCATCCGTCACGAAAAAGGTGCCGACGGGAAAGTACGGAGCCAGATCGATGCGCCGTCCGAAGTAGAAATAGTACGATAA
- a CDS encoding rhamnulokinase, which yields MKKYNFLAFDIGATSGRAVLGTLVGDKFEMQELHRFPNAIMELHGKYYWNIYQLYDALKESLTICARRNVVPDSIGIDTWGVDFGYLSKDGTLLGLPRAYRDPYTEGAPEEYFQRIPRSEVYRLTGIQIMNFNSVFQLFRAGQEDFGPLKAAEEILFMPDLLSYLLTGKKVCEYTDASTSGLLNPATKEFEASLLEAAGVAPSIMRPVVMPGTVVGELTDALARETGIGKVPVIAVAGHDTASAVAAVPASDREFAYLSSGTWSLMGIETEEPIISEESFLHNFTNEGGIDGTTRFLKNITGMWLLEQCRKEWEKAGRDYSYPAIVKMAERATPFRCFVNPDDPRFANPPSMTEAIRAYCRETGQPEPKEDDEFIRCIFESLAFRYKEVLALLSGIAPFPIRRLHVIGGGSMNNLLNQFTANVINMPVVAGPSEATAIGNCMVQARAAGLVADRWEMRRLINSFLSPAVFLPEGNGEWEEAFKKYQSITSKK from the coding sequence ATGAAGAAATATAACTTTTTAGCCTTTGACATAGGAGCGACCAGCGGACGTGCCGTATTAGGGACTTTGGTTGGTGACAAATTTGAAATGCAGGAGCTCCACCGCTTCCCGAATGCGATCATGGAGTTGCATGGAAAATATTACTGGAACATCTATCAGTTGTATGATGCCTTGAAAGAAAGCCTTACGATTTGTGCACGCCGGAACGTGGTGCCGGACTCTATCGGGATCGATACCTGGGGTGTCGATTTCGGATATCTGTCGAAAGACGGTACGCTGTTGGGACTGCCGCGTGCGTATCGCGATCCTTATACGGAAGGGGCGCCGGAAGAATATTTCCAGCGGATTCCCCGGTCGGAAGTCTACCGGCTTACCGGCATACAGATCATGAATTTTAATAGTGTTTTCCAGTTGTTCCGGGCCGGGCAGGAAGACTTCGGACCGTTGAAGGCTGCCGAGGAGATCCTCTTTATGCCCGATTTGCTTTCCTACCTGTTGACGGGCAAAAAGGTTTGCGAATATACGGATGCTTCCACTTCGGGACTGCTGAATCCGGCGACGAAGGAGTTCGAGGCGTCCTTGTTGGAAGCGGCCGGTGTAGCCCCCTCTATCATGCGCCCGGTAGTGATGCCGGGAACAGTGGTAGGGGAGTTGACCGACGCGCTTGCCCGGGAAACGGGGATCGGCAAAGTACCGGTCATAGCGGTCGCCGGTCACGACACGGCTTCGGCCGTCGCGGCTGTCCCGGCTTCGGACCGGGAGTTTGCCTACCTTAGCAGCGGCACGTGGAGCCTTATGGGGATCGAAACGGAGGAACCGATTATCTCGGAAGAATCTTTCCTGCATAATTTTACGAACGAAGGTGGTATAGACGGGACGACCCGTTTCCTGAAAAATATCACAGGAATGTGGCTGCTCGAACAGTGCCGGAAAGAGTGGGAGAAGGCCGGGCGCGATTATTCTTATCCTGCGATTGTCAAGATGGCGGAGCGGGCGACACCTTTCCGCTGTTTTGTGAATCCCGACGATCCGCGTTTTGCCAATCCGCCCAGCATGACGGAGGCGATCAGGGCCTATTGCCGCGAGACGGGGCAGCCGGAGCCTAAGGAAGATGACGAGTTTATCCGTTGTATCTTTGAAAGTCTGGCATTCCGCTACAAGGAGGTGCTGGCGTTATTATCCGGAATAGCTCCTTTCCCGATCCGTAGATTGCATGTGATCGGGGGTGGTTCGATGAATAATCTTCTCAATCAATTTACGGCAAATGTAATCAATATGCCGGTTGTGGCAGGACCTTCCGAGGCGACGGCAATCGGCAACTGTATGGTGCAGGCGAGGGCGGCAGGATTAGTGGCCGACCGCTGGGAGATGCGCCGTTTGATCAACTCTTTCCTCTCGCCGGCTGTCTTTCTGCCGGAAGGTAACGGCGAGTGGGAAGAGGCTTTTAAGAAATATCAATCTATAACCTCAAAAAAATAA
- a CDS encoding HU family DNA-binding protein → MSVKYRLVKKKNLGKDQEAVPEKVYAQPVYMELVSFESLLDEIVEAGIPTNQVKGVIDRMNYLIRKHLSAGRRVQFGEFGNFRYGVGSIGSTTDEDFDPEMIKTPRIVFSPGSLLRKAKQDAKFERFAFVPVDSGNGSGGGEDDRPGEL, encoded by the coding sequence ATGTCAGTAAAGTATCGTTTGGTAAAGAAGAAGAATTTGGGTAAAGATCAGGAAGCGGTTCCTGAGAAAGTGTATGCACAGCCGGTCTATATGGAACTGGTCAGTTTCGAATCCCTTTTGGACGAGATCGTCGAGGCGGGTATTCCGACCAACCAGGTGAAAGGGGTGATCGACCGTATGAATTATCTGATCCGCAAGCATCTGTCTGCCGGCCGGCGCGTGCAGTTCGGTGAGTTCGGGAACTTCCGCTACGGTGTCGGTTCGATTGGAAGTACGACGGACGAAGATTTCGATCCGGAGATGATCAAGACTCCGCGTATCGTGTTCAGCCCGGGTTCGTTGCTCCGTAAGGCAAAACAGGATGCCAAGTTCGAACGGTTCGCTTTTGTCCCTGTTGACTCCGGAAACGGCAGTGGCGGGGGTGAAGATGACCGCCCCGGTGAATTGTAA
- a CDS encoding HigA family addiction module antitoxin, which produces MIEVKGVKRDMIANNLEPFEPTHPGELLKDEIECRGISQRQLAADMGVSYTVLNDIVNGKRSVNTKFALLCEAALGLPAHILIGLQADYDMQTTKRDKSFLKKLESVKRIVAVF; this is translated from the coding sequence ATGATAGAAGTAAAAGGCGTGAAACGGGATATGATAGCTAATAATTTGGAACCGTTTGAACCGACACATCCGGGGGAATTGCTTAAAGACGAAATAGAATGTCGAGGCATATCTCAACGGCAACTTGCCGCTGACATGGGTGTCTCATATACGGTACTCAATGACATTGTAAACGGCAAACGCTCCGTAAATACAAAGTTTGCTTTGCTTTGTGAGGCAGCCTTGGGATTGCCGGCTCATATATTGATAGGATTGCAAGCCGATTATGATATGCAAACAACTAAGCGGGACAAATCTTTCCTGAAAAAGTTAGAAAGTGTCAAACGGATTGTTGCGGTATTCTAA
- a CDS encoding L-rhamnose isomerase → MTKENIIRQAYEAAVERYAAVGVDVKEAMDKLQKISLSMHCWQADDVSGFENQGGSLTGGIQVTGNYPGRARTIDEVRADVLKAASLIAGKHRLNLHEIYGDFQGKKVDRDEVEPAHFESWMQWAKENGMKLDFNSTSFSHPKSGDLTLANPDDAIRNFWIEHTKRCRWISEEMGKYQDDPCIMNLWIHDGSKEVPASRLKYRQILEQSLDEIFATEYKNMKDCIEAKLFGIGLESYTVGSYDFYLGYGAKKNKIVTLDTGHFHLTESIADKVSALLLFTPEIMLHVSRPIRWDSDHVVILSDDLLDLAREIIRCKALDRVHIGLDYFDATINRIGAYVIGCRATQKAFMQALLEPSATLQQYEAEGKFFQRLALQEEMKSLPWTAVWDMFCLQNDVPVGEDYIAEIEKYEAEVTSKR, encoded by the coding sequence ATGACAAAAGAAAACATTATCAGACAAGCGTATGAAGCAGCTGTTGAACGCTATGCAGCTGTCGGTGTAGATGTAAAAGAGGCAATGGACAAATTGCAGAAAATTTCTCTCTCCATGCATTGTTGGCAGGCGGACGACGTGAGCGGCTTCGAGAACCAGGGTGGTTCGCTGACGGGCGGAATCCAGGTGACAGGCAACTATCCGGGACGTGCCCGCACGATCGACGAAGTTCGTGCCGATGTCCTGAAAGCGGCTTCGCTGATCGCTGGTAAACATCGCTTGAACCTGCATGAAATATATGGTGACTTCCAAGGCAAGAAGGTCGATCGTGATGAAGTGGAACCTGCTCATTTTGAAAGTTGGATGCAGTGGGCGAAAGAAAACGGGATGAAACTGGATTTCAACAGCACTTCTTTCTCGCATCCGAAGAGTGGCGACCTGACGTTGGCGAATCCGGACGACGCGATCCGTAATTTCTGGATCGAACATACGAAGCGCTGCCGCTGGATCAGCGAGGAGATGGGTAAATATCAGGATGATCCCTGTATCATGAACCTTTGGATTCATGACGGCAGCAAGGAAGTCCCCGCCAGCCGTCTCAAATACCGTCAGATATTGGAACAGTCATTGGACGAGATTTTTGCAACCGAGTATAAAAATATGAAGGACTGTATCGAAGCAAAACTGTTCGGTATCGGCCTGGAAAGTTATACGGTCGGTTCCTATGATTTCTACTTAGGCTACGGTGCGAAGAAGAATAAGATCGTGACACTCGACACAGGCCATTTCCATCTGACGGAAAGTATTGCCGACAAGGTTTCGGCCTTGCTTCTCTTTACACCGGAGATCATGTTGCACGTGAGCCGTCCGATTCGTTGGGACAGCGACCATGTGGTGATCCTGAGTGACGACTTGCTCGATTTGGCACGTGAAATCATCCGTTGCAAGGCATTGGATCGGGTGCATATCGGTTTGGACTATTTCGATGCGACGATCAACCGTATCGGGGCGTACGTGATCGGTTGCCGTGCGACACAAAAAGCCTTTATGCAAGCTCTTCTTGAACCCTCTGCAACCTTGCAACAATACGAAGCTGAAGGCAAGTTTTTCCAGCGTTTGGCTTTGCAGGAGGAAATGAAGAGTCTTCCGTGGACGGCTGTCTGGGATATGTTCTGCCTGCAAAACGATGTGCCGGTAGGTGAGGATTATATTGCAGAGATAGAGAAATATGAAGCCGAAGTGACAAGCAAACGATAA